A stretch of DNA from Thermanaerosceptrum fracticalcis:
ACAGCTTAAAGCCGCAGCTTTGTAAGTGCTTTTCAATCCGATTTTTCTGGGAAGTAATTTCCTCGACGATGCTTTTACGGTACCGGGTCAGATTACGGAGTTCCCGGATAGGTTTCGAGGGGATAAAACTTCCTTCTAACAATCCGGCACGCAAGAGAGTGGCTATCCATTCAGCGTCCTTCATGTCGGTCTTTTTGCCAGGAACATTCTTCATGTGCCGGGCGTTGGTAACAATCAAAACCATACTGCCGTCAAAGGCTTCTTCCAGTACGTTATATACAGGCTGCCAATAAACACCAGTACTTTCCATAGCCACATTCCGGCAGTTTTCCTCTTCCAGCCAGGCTTTTAGTTCATCAAGTCCAGCAAGAAGGGTGGAAAAAGTGCGGATGGTTTTAACTGGTTCCCCGTCAACATTGCCTTTTAATAAGCAGGCGACAACAGTTTCCTTGTGGACATCAAGACCACAACAAATTTCCAGAATGTCTTGCATACGACTCACTCCTGCTCCAATGGATTTCAGGGATGATTGCCCGAGAAAATATGGAGTTTAGTACCCGTGCTGTTCCCAAGTCCTTAAAAACAAGGGGCGACAATTGGCCGTGCTCAAAGGCAATCAGGTTAGGTTTTTAGTCGAGGTTATACCATCAAAATACAATCAACCTTTGTCCCTGATAATTCCAATGTAGCAGAAAATTAGACCATTGTAATCACTTCTACATATTTTCATAATTGGTTGTGCCTTCTAGGCATGGGTGGTTTTTAGGTAATCTTATAATTTCCTAAAAATAGGGGTGTGTTAGGGGACTATTTTACCCGGAGGGAACTTAATGCTCCTTACTTATCCTGTGCATGGCCCGGGAAATACTGATAATGATCCTGGATTGTAGAGGAGGTTTTGTTATGCTAAAATTGAGCACGGATGAAGGAAGGGCGATAGGAATGGAGAGGGTGACCTAAAGAATGGGGAGAGGATAAAATGGAGATCGATTTGGACAGGCAAGTTCTCGTGTATAGAGAACAGATTGTGAAACATACTTCGGAACTGGTCAGGATAAAAAGCATACTGGAACAGCCGGCAGGTCCGGATAAGCCTTTCGGGGAAGGAATAGACGAGGCGCTGCAGTATGTGTTGCGGTTGGGAGAAGAACTAGGACTAAAAACAAAGAACGTGGACGGATATGCGGGATATGTGGAAATAGGCGAAGGAGCAGAAATGGTGGCCGCGTTATGCCACGTAGACGTGGTGCCCGAGGGGGACGGATGGAAATATCCGCCTTATGAGGGACAGGTGGTAAACGGGAAAGTATACGGCAGAGGGGCTTTAGACGACAAAGGACCTCTGATTGCCTGCTTGTTTGCCATGAAAGCCATCAAGGATACGAACTTAAATTTCGGGAAAAGGGTCCGGCTCATCATTGGTACCGATGAGGAAACGGGAGGAAGGTGTATCAAGCATTACCTGGAGAATGAGGAAAGGCCCTTGTACGGCTTTTCGCCTGATGCGGAATTTCCTGTCATATATGCGGAAAAAGGCATTTTAAGGTTTGAGCTGGAGGCAAGGTTCAGCCAGGAAGCCGTGGCAGGCAGTGTAATAGAGTATATAAAGGGCGGTACCAGGGCAAATGTAGTGCCGGATTATGCCGAGGCCCGGTACAAGACAGATGTGGGTATACATGAAGTTATAGACGCTCTGGGATTGGGAGAAAAAATAAAAGTTTACAGGGAGCGGGATGGCGTCCTTATCAAGTCTTATGGGATATCTGCTCATGCCAGTCTTCCGCACCAAGGTGAAAACGCTATTGGTCAACTGGTCAAGGTCTTAAGCAGGCTGGAACTGAAATCGGGGGAGATGAAGGAATTCCTCGCGAAACTGGATGGCAAGGTGGGTATGGGAACAGATGGGAAGGGCCTGGACATAAAATGTAGTGATGCCGTATCGGGCCCCTTGACGCTGAACATAGGCATAATAGATTTAAGCCCCTCTGGCGGTAAAGTTGTTTTTGATGTAAGGTATCCTGTGACTGCAGATTTTGCCGGGATATGGGCTAGCATACAGCAAGGACTGGCTGATCAAGGAACAGAAGTAAACATAGCAAACCATAAACCACCCCTATATGTTGATAAGGATAAGCCTCCTATCGCCATGCTGCAGCGGGCGTACCAGGAAGTAACGGGCCTTGAGCCTACCCTGCTGTCCATCGGCGGGGGGACTTATTGCAGGTATGTGGAAAACACCGTGGCTTTCGGGCCGGTCTTCCCGGGCCAGATGGAACTGGCTCACCAGGTGGATGAGTACATTTCAACGGAGGATCTGGCAAAGATTGCGAGAATATATGCCCAAGCTTTGTATCTTATGGCCAGGTAAAAAATATAGATAGATTGTTCAGTAGAAAAGATGTACAGTGGCACCGGGCATTGCCCGGCAGGAGGCCATGTGCATCTTTTTTTTTGGTAGGTGCAATTTTGTACAATTGGTACCCCAAAACAATGGGCAGTTGCATACAGGATGAAGCTGGTTCTTTGCTGAATACACTAGCAATGTTCCGGCCCTGCCGGAGCCAAAACCCTTGTCCTTTAGCCCCCTTCATTCCTGGGAGCAATTTAGAGATTCAAAAAGTATAGAACATTCAGCGAGAAAGGAGCAAGGCAGGTATGGAAAAATACAGGATTGGAGTTATCAGGGTTTTAACCACCCAGGATCCCCAAATATTGCACGCCCATGGAGATTTACTGGAGAGGTATTTCCCGCAGTTTCAAATCGAGACCAGGTGCATCCCGGACCAGCCCTATGGAATATATGATGAGGTTACCTTTCAGGTGGCGCTACCTAAGATAATAAAGCTGGCACTAGAGTGGGCGCCTTATTTGGACGGATTGATTGTAAGCTGTGCAGGGGATCCTGGGGTGGACGAACTAAGGAAGTTGCTGGCCATTCCCGTTGTGGGAGCTGGCACAGCCACAGCAGCCTACAGTCTGACCTTGGGAGAAAGAGTTGGCATCATAGGGATCGAGGAAAACAGCCCCGCTAAATATGACAGGATATTGGGCAGCAGGTCCGTGGGCTATATCCGTCCGGAAGGAGTGAGAAACACACTGGATCTTCTCACTGAGGAAGGCAGGGAAGCTGTTTTACATGCTTGCAGGAGATTGAGAGGGCAGGGAGCAGAAGCAATTGCCCTGGCCTGTACAGGCATGTCTACCGCCGGGATAGTGCCTTTTTTGCAAAAGGAGGTTGCCATACCTGTGGCGGACCCTGTAATAGCTGAGGGCATCATGATGCTCGGCCAATGTGTCCATAAAAGAGCAAATTAAAAACCTTTACAAGTGTGCCATAAAACAAGGGGAGATGAATTGTTTATGGATGGGAGTATTATCACGATTACCCCCGAAATAGCTAGGGCTGCTGTATACGGAGGAGCGTTCCTGGGCGGGGGTGGGGGAGGATCTGTGGAGACAGGATTGATTACGGCTCTGGAAGCGCTGAAACTGGGTGATATAAAGATTGTCCCCCTTGACTGCATCGCTGACGATGCCAGTGTTATAACAGCCTCGGCCGTGGGAGCACCCGCTGCCCAGGAGGGGTATGTGACGGCTGAGCACTGCAAAAGGGCAATGGAGCTTTTTCAAGATTTTTTCCACCAGGAGATCAAAGGTGTGATTACCAACGAGAATGGCGGTCATTCCACCACCAACGGCTGGGTCCTTTCTGCTATAACAGGTATACCCGTAATTGACGCTCCATGTAACGGCAGGGCTCATCCCACCGGGCAGATGGGCAGCATGGGACTCAGCATGGATCCTTCTTATGTTAGTTGCCAGGTGGCCGTGGGAGGTAAGGAAGAAACGGGAAAATACCTGGAAATGGCCGTCCGTGGCAGGCTTGATGCGGCTTCTAGGCTTGTAAGGCGGGCAGCGGTGGAGGCAGGAGGGCTGGTTACGGTCCTCAGGAACTGTGTAAAGGCTGGTTACCTGAGGAAAAATGCTGCACCCGGAGCATTGAAACAGGCTATTAAAGTAGGGGAAATTTTTCTAAATAATGAAGGGGACTATATCAAAATACTACAAGGTCTTTCTCGTTTAATGCCCCTCGAAGTAATAAGTGAGGGGACCGTTAGGGATTTTAAACTGGAAACCCGGGACGGGTTCGATGTGGGCAAGATGATGATCAATGAGATTGAAGTCACCTTTTGGAATGAATACATGACCGTGGAAAAAGAGGGAGAAAGACTGGCCACCTTTCCCGATCTGATTGTTACGCTGGACTTAGAGACGGGAAAGGTGAAAACCAGCGCGCAAGTGGCAAAGGGCGATAAATTAGCCTTGATTAAGGTTCCCAAGCACGCATTGATCCTGGGTAAAGGCATGTATGACCAGCAACTGTTTGTAGAAGTGGAAAGGATAATCAATAAACAAATGGTAGATTATCATTTCTCGCAGGGGGATTGATCACCGCGAAAAAGATTTGATTTCAGGAGGATTGTCATGGTCTTAAAACAGCTGTTAGAGATTTTTGAATTGCTTGACAAGGCGGATGCTAATGGTTATGAGGTAGCGGCTTTTTTGAGGAGTAGAGGGACCCAGGATGTGGAAGTAAAAACGGTTAAAGGTCCTAAAGGTTCTACGGATGCAATTAAGGTTTTAATCAGGGGAAGTAAGGGCAAGGCCGGTGGTGGTACTGCCCCCACCCTGGGAGTCATTGGCAGGTTAGGAGGACTGGGAGCGAGACCGGAAATTGTCGGGTTCGTTTCAGACGGTGATGGAGCTCTTGCTGCCCTGGCCGTAGCGCTAAAACTTGCAGACATGCAAAAAAACGGAGATTTGCTGAAAGGGGATGTGATTGTTACAACCCACATCTGCCCTGATGCACCGACCAAGGAGCATAGGCCTGTTCCTTTCATGGATTCGCCCATAGATATCAAGACAATGAACGAACTGGAAGTAACTCCCGCTATGGATGCTATCTTGTCTATAGATACCACCAAGGGAAACAGGGTAATCAATACCAGGGGATTTGCCATCTCGCCCACAATCAAGGAAGGATATATATTAAAAACCAGTGATGACTTGCTGGACATTATGACGAGGACCACCGGAAAACTTCCCATTGTATTCCCCGTGACCCATCAGGATATCACCCCTTACGGTAATGGCCTTTATCATCTCAACAGTATCTTGCAGCCTGCCGTGGCCACCAGCGCTCCGGTAGTAGGCGTGGCTATCACTGCTGAAATGCCTGTACCCGGTTGTGCCACGGGAGCCAGCCATCCCCTTGACATAGAAGGAGCCTGCAGGTTTGTCATTGAGGTAGCTAAAAGCTTTGGCGACGGAAAATGTGAGTTTTACAACAAAGACGAATACACTAGAATAACCCAGCTTTATGGAGATTTAAAAAGATTCCAAACTATGGGGGCTGTCGAAAGTGAATAGGGTTCAGTTTACGTTGACAGTGGAAGAAGGTAAACAACTCATAGCCAGGGGGGTGGCCCAGCACCCCCTGTTAAAAAACGCTCTAATTAACGGGAAAGTAGTATTGAAAGGTGGAACCACGGTATCGAAAATTGCGGAGATACTCATTGGCAGGCCCTTAAGAATTTCCGGAAGAATCACGGAAAGAGGGACTGTTGCCGGTCTCATCGATACCAGCGATCCCCATTCGGTGCTTATCGAAAAGGGAGATTGGAGAAACATCGATGACACTATTGTGGAAGAGGTACAGCAGTTGGGCCCCAGGGACGTAATTGTTTCCGGAGCCAACGCCATTGATGGAAACAAAAAGGCTGCCCTGATGGCCGGCAGCGCAGGCGGCGGCAATGTAGGTAAATCCTTGAGTTCCTGGTACTGCGAGGGGGCTCACGTCTTGATTCCTGTAGGCCTGGAAAAGCTAGTGCCTGGAAACCTGGAGGAAATAATCAAGGAGACCGGCAGGAAGGGGAAAGACCTGTCGTGGGGCATGTCTGTAGGGCTGATGCCCATATACGGGGAGGTTATAACCGAGATTGAAGCGGTAAAACATCTTGCTGCCGTTGAATGTCACGCCATTGGTGCAGGAGGGATTGGCGAGGCCCAGGGCAGTGTGACCCTGGAAGCATGGGGGCAGGAAGAAGAAGTATTAAAGCTTATCCAGGTTATCAGCGAGATCAAAGAAGGTGTTAACGAAGTATCGGGCACCAGGCAGTCCCTGGTCCAGTGCCAGACCCCCTGCCAGGGATGCGGCAGGCATATTGGCTGCGGGTATAAGCTGAATATGATAAAAGAGAAAAAGAGAGTTAAAATCGGCGCCATCACCATAGGACAGTCACCCCGAGACGATATGGTTCCCGATATCGAACGGGTCCTCGGTCAACACATCATGATCATACAAAAGGGAGCCCTGGATGACTTTACTTATGAACAGGTTGTGCACAGCTTCAGCCCCAAGGAGGGAGACGAGGTCCTGGTCACGCGCATGCGGGATGGCAGGCAGGTTAAAATTGCCGAGCATCACCTTTTGCCCCTGTTGCAAAACGCCATCGACCAACTGGAAAGGCATGGTGTGGAGGCCAATCTCCTATTATGCACGGGGAGGTTCCCCGAATTTAGGCATAGCAATCTCTTGCTGAAACCCCAGGACCTTCTTCATTCTGTAACGGCTCAGGTGGCCGCTGGACAACCGGTGGGCCTTCTCATACCCGATGAAGACCAGCGGGAACAAATTGCCGCCTGGTGGAACAGAAGCGGAGTCAAGGTTGAGGTCGAAGTGGCGTCCCCTTATCAAGACTTCAGGCACATAGAGGATGCAGCCGAAAGGTTGAAAACAAAAGCTGTCTCCTTGATTTTCATGGACTGTATGGGTTATACGGTAAAAATGAAGAACAGGGTCAAGGAGATTACGGGGAAACCTGTGATGCTGCCCAGGACGCTGGCGGCCAGGGTAGTCGCGGAATTGTTTAATCCTGTGACTGCCTGATATTTAAGTTCAAGGTTTATATAGATGATTTCTCATCAATAAAACAAGGGCAATAATCTGAATATAAAGGAATATCGAGTTAAATCAATAAAGACAGGGTGGTTTGTTGTGGAACTAAACATTGGAATTGAGCCGGCAAGTCAATATCTCTCTTTTGAAACGGCAAAGGGTGCCTTGAAGTTGGTGAAGGATGTGATGCTGGTTAAAGAAGGGGAAAACGTGGTTATCACGGCTGATACTGCCACCGACAGGAGGGTTGTGGAGGCTGCGGCCAATGCCGTATATTCTATTGGCGCTATCCCTACCGTAATCTATTACCCGACCGCTCCCAACGCGTGCATTGAACCGCCTAAACCGATAGGTTCAGCGGTAGCCGATGCCGATGTTTGGATTGAATTTACCTATTCGTATATTATGCATACCCCTGCCTGGAAAAAGTCGATCAAAAACGGGGTCAGGTATATTTGCCTTACGGGTATGGATGTGGAGATGATGGTCAAAACCATTACAAGAGTGGATTATGACCTGATGATAGAGATGGGAGAAAAACTTAAGGAAATCTGCCAGTCTGCCGATGAAGTAATTATCAAAAGTGAGAACGGGACTAACCTTAAAGCATACAACCGGGGCAGGAAAGTACGCCATTCAGGGCAAAAAGCCATCCATAAAGGCTATCCTGTCATGCTGGGAGGACAAGTGAGCTGGTGTCCTATCGAGAGCACGATCAATGGGACTCTGGTCTTTGATGGTGCCTTGTTCCCGCCCTTCGAGCTGGGGATCTTGCGAAACTCCGTAAAACTGGAACTTCGGGAAGGTAGAGTGGTTGATATCCAAGGTGGAGTAGAAGCCCAGATTTTTGCTAACTGGCTGAAATCATTCAACGATCCCAATATGTACCGGCTGGCCCACTATTCCCTCGGTTTTAATCCCGGTGTAACCAAACCCACAGGAAGGATAGTTGAAGACGAGAGGGTCTTTGGTTGCATCGAAATGGGTATTGGCAGCCAGGGGGCCCAAATTATGGGTGAATGCTGGTCCGCCGCTTCCCACACGGACGGCATTGTCTTGAGGCCCACCATAATTCTGGACGGTGTCACCCTTGAAGAGAACGGGATCTACCAATTGCCTGAAATCAGAGAATTCTGCAAAAAATTAAATATTACAGGCTATTAATAAGTTAGACTTTATCTAATGTTTGGCTTAAGGAAAGGGGGTGATTATCAAATTACACCGTGAATTCACCGGAGAGCGCTGGAATGTATTTCAAATTAAGAGTAAAGGGGGAAGTATATGGATAAATATAATGGCGACACAACTAAACACGTTTCTTTGTTTGAACCGCTTACCTTGGTTTTGATTCTAGCCACAGGTATTTTTGGAGCCATTATTGGCCTGCAATTAATTGTTTCATTGGGTATTACCGCCAATACATCCATTATAGGGGCCCTGATCGCCATGGCTGTCGCCAGGCTTCCTATCAGTATATGCCGCAGGTTTAGGAATGTGCACCGGCAGAACTTCATTCAAACTTCGATTTCGGGGGCCACGTTTGGTGCGGCCAACAGTTTATTGATTCCTATAGGTATACCGTATCTCATGGGCAAACCTGAGCTGGTAATGCCAATGTTGATTGGTGCGGGGGTGGCCATGATTGTCGATGCCACTATTCTGTACCGGATGTTTGACTCCAAGGTATTCCCCGCCAGTGGGGCGTGGCCGCCCGGGGTAGCTACCGCCGAAGCCATCATTGCCGGCGACCAGGGAGGGAAAAGGGCCAGGCTGCTGGGTTACGGTGTAGCCGGCGGTGTTTTGGGCTCTTATCTCGGTATTCCCATGTCTGCTTTCGGTGTGGCATTTATAGGTAACATCTGGGCTTTGACCATGTTTGGTATAGGCCTGTTGCTCCGCGGGTATTCCATCTCCCTTTTCGAGATTGACATCAATAAATTGTATATCCCCCATGGCATAATGATTGGTGCCGGGCTGGTAGCCCTGATCCAGGTTACCCTGGTGATATTCCGGAAGAAAAAAGAGGAAGTAGCCAGGTCAGAATCGGCGGCAGCTAAGGAATATAGTTTTACCAGGACGGAAAAAGACGCCCAGCAAACACTGGTTTACGGGGCCGCTGCCTACATTATTATCTCTGTTCTCATCGCTTTCTTTGGTGGTATTTATGCTGAGATGTCCTTAGGCATGTTATTGCTGTATCTTATTTACGCTGCTTTTGCCGCCTACGTTCATGAAATCATCGTTGGTATTGCGGCCATGCATTCCGGATGGTTCCCTGCTTTTGCTGTTGCCTTAATTACTTTAGTAATTGGAATTTTAATTGGTTTTCCCCCCGTTGCCCTTGCCCTCCTTGTTGGATTCAGCGCGGCCACGGGCCCGGCTTTTGCTGATATGGCTTACGACCTGAAGACAGGTTATATCCTCCGCGGTTACGGGAAAGACACGGAGTTTGAAATGACAGGGCGCAGGCACCAATTCTATGCCGAGTTGATCGGTTTTGCCATTGCTTTTGTAACGGTACTGTTGAGCTACAAGCTGTACTTTGCTCAGAATCTTTTCCCGCCCGTAGACAGGGTTTATGCCGCCACAATCAAGGCCGGCGTATCCAGCGACATAGCGAGGCAGCTGTTCTTGTGGGCCATACCGGGCGCCATCATTCAATTGCTTGGCGGCCCTGAACGCCAAATGGGCGTGCTCTTAGCTACCGGTCTTTTGATTTTGAATCCCAAAGCAGGTTGGGCAGTGCTTACCGCCATTTTGATCAGGACAATTATCCTGAAAGTCAAAGGCAAGGAAGCCGAGACCCCAATGAGCATTGTTGCCGCAGGCATCATTGCCGGCGATGCCTTATACAGTTTCTTCAGTTCGTTGTACAAATATAAGAAGCTGTAACGCCAGTTGGCGAGCAGTGTAGGGTGCTGTCTTTATGGAAAGCACCCTTTTTTTGTTTTATTTGACAATATTTTTTATATCATGGAATTTCAGGTTAAGCAGCAAAAGGAGTCTGCCTTCACTGTCATAGGGGTTGTAGCCTGTAATCTCTGTGATTTTTTGGAGCCTGTTGTACAGGGTGTTCCGGTGAATAAACAGTTTTTTGGCCGCATTGCCAATCTTGCCGTCGGAGTCTATAAAGGTTGCCAGGGTTTTTAAAAGCTCGCTCCCGTTTAACTGGTCGAAGGAGGTCAGTTTTTCCACGGTGTTTTCATATATTTTCATCATCATGGGGTGATTGGCATATTCGTATAGGAGATGATAAACTGTTAGGTCCTTGTAGAAGTATACGCCGCGTACCATACTTGAAACCCTGGGACCAATATAACAGCTGAGCAGGGCTTCTTCGTAAGCCGCTTTGAGATCTTGC
This window harbors:
- the pepV gene encoding dipeptidase PepV, which gives rise to MEIDLDRQVLVYREQIVKHTSELVRIKSILEQPAGPDKPFGEGIDEALQYVLRLGEELGLKTKNVDGYAGYVEIGEGAEMVAALCHVDVVPEGDGWKYPPYEGQVVNGKVYGRGALDDKGPLIACLFAMKAIKDTNLNFGKRVRLIIGTDEETGGRCIKHYLENEERPLYGFSPDAEFPVIYAEKGILRFELEARFSQEAVAGSVIEYIKGGTRANVVPDYAEARYKTDVGIHEVIDALGLGEKIKVYRERDGVLIKSYGISAHASLPHQGENAIGQLVKVLSRLELKSGEMKEFLAKLDGKVGMGTDGKGLDIKCSDAVSGPLTLNIGIIDLSPSGGKVVFDVRYPVTADFAGIWASIQQGLADQGTEVNIANHKPPLYVDKDKPPIAMLQRAYQEVTGLEPTLLSIGGGTYCRYVENTVAFGPVFPGQMELAHQVDEYISTEDLAKIARIYAQALYLMAR
- a CDS encoding aspartate/glutamate racemase family protein, with the translated sequence MEKYRIGVIRVLTTQDPQILHAHGDLLERYFPQFQIETRCIPDQPYGIYDEVTFQVALPKIIKLALEWAPYLDGLIVSCAGDPGVDELRKLLAIPVVGAGTATAAYSLTLGERVGIIGIEENSPAKYDRILGSRSVGYIRPEGVRNTLDLLTEEGREAVLHACRRLRGQGAEAIALACTGMSTAGIVPFLQKEVAIPVADPVIAEGIMMLGQCVHKRAN
- a CDS encoding DUF917 domain-containing protein; protein product: MDGSIITITPEIARAAVYGGAFLGGGGGGSVETGLITALEALKLGDIKIVPLDCIADDASVITASAVGAPAAQEGYVTAEHCKRAMELFQDFFHQEIKGVITNENGGHSTTNGWVLSAITGIPVIDAPCNGRAHPTGQMGSMGLSMDPSYVSCQVAVGGKEETGKYLEMAVRGRLDAASRLVRRAAVEAGGLVTVLRNCVKAGYLRKNAAPGALKQAIKVGEIFLNNEGDYIKILQGLSRLMPLEVISEGTVRDFKLETRDGFDVGKMMINEIEVTFWNEYMTVEKEGERLATFPDLIVTLDLETGKVKTSAQVAKGDKLALIKVPKHALILGKGMYDQQLFVEVERIINKQMVDYHFSQGD
- a CDS encoding DUF1177 domain-containing protein is translated as MVLKQLLEIFELLDKADANGYEVAAFLRSRGTQDVEVKTVKGPKGSTDAIKVLIRGSKGKAGGGTAPTLGVIGRLGGLGARPEIVGFVSDGDGALAALAVALKLADMQKNGDLLKGDVIVTTHICPDAPTKEHRPVPFMDSPIDIKTMNELEVTPAMDAILSIDTTKGNRVINTRGFAISPTIKEGYILKTSDDLLDIMTRTTGKLPIVFPVTHQDITPYGNGLYHLNSILQPAVATSAPVVGVAITAEMPVPGCATGASHPLDIEGACRFVIEVAKSFGDGKCEFYNKDEYTRITQLYGDLKRFQTMGAVESE
- a CDS encoding AroM family protein, giving the protein MNRVQFTLTVEEGKQLIARGVAQHPLLKNALINGKVVLKGGTTVSKIAEILIGRPLRISGRITERGTVAGLIDTSDPHSVLIEKGDWRNIDDTIVEEVQQLGPRDVIVSGANAIDGNKKAALMAGSAGGGNVGKSLSSWYCEGAHVLIPVGLEKLVPGNLEEIIKETGRKGKDLSWGMSVGLMPIYGEVITEIEAVKHLAAVECHAIGAGGIGEAQGSVTLEAWGQEEEVLKLIQVISEIKEGVNEVSGTRQSLVQCQTPCQGCGRHIGCGYKLNMIKEKKRVKIGAITIGQSPRDDMVPDIERVLGQHIMIIQKGALDDFTYEQVVHSFSPKEGDEVLVTRMRDGRQVKIAEHHLLPLLQNAIDQLERHGVEANLLLCTGRFPEFRHSNLLLKPQDLLHSVTAQVAAGQPVGLLIPDEDQREQIAAWWNRSGVKVEVEVASPYQDFRHIEDAAERLKTKAVSLIFMDCMGYTVKMKNRVKEITGKPVMLPRTLAARVVAELFNPVTA
- a CDS encoding aminopeptidase; translated protein: MELNIGIEPASQYLSFETAKGALKLVKDVMLVKEGENVVITADTATDRRVVEAAANAVYSIGAIPTVIYYPTAPNACIEPPKPIGSAVADADVWIEFTYSYIMHTPAWKKSIKNGVRYICLTGMDVEMMVKTITRVDYDLMIEMGEKLKEICQSADEVIIKSENGTNLKAYNRGRKVRHSGQKAIHKGYPVMLGGQVSWCPIESTINGTLVFDGALFPPFELGILRNSVKLELREGRVVDIQGGVEAQIFANWLKSFNDPNMYRLAHYSLGFNPGVTKPTGRIVEDERVFGCIEMGIGSQGAQIMGECWSAASHTDGIVLRPTIILDGVTLEENGIYQLPEIREFCKKLNITGY
- a CDS encoding OPT/YSL family transporter, which gives rise to MDKYNGDTTKHVSLFEPLTLVLILATGIFGAIIGLQLIVSLGITANTSIIGALIAMAVARLPISICRRFRNVHRQNFIQTSISGATFGAANSLLIPIGIPYLMGKPELVMPMLIGAGVAMIVDATILYRMFDSKVFPASGAWPPGVATAEAIIAGDQGGKRARLLGYGVAGGVLGSYLGIPMSAFGVAFIGNIWALTMFGIGLLLRGYSISLFEIDINKLYIPHGIMIGAGLVALIQVTLVIFRKKKEEVARSESAAAKEYSFTRTEKDAQQTLVYGAAAYIIISVLIAFFGGIYAEMSLGMLLLYLIYAAFAAYVHEIIVGIAAMHSGWFPAFAVALITLVIGILIGFPPVALALLVGFSAATGPAFADMAYDLKTGYILRGYGKDTEFEMTGRRHQFYAELIGFAIAFVTVLLSYKLYFAQNLFPPVDRVYAATIKAGVSSDIARQLFLWAIPGAIIQLLGGPERQMGVLLATGLLILNPKAGWAVLTAILIRTIILKVKGKEAETPMSIVAAGIIAGDALYSFFSSLYKYKKL